ATTGACCTGATGATTTCCCTGACCAAACCTTCCTTTTCCAACTCGGGAGTGATTTCCGTATTCAACGCCACTTTAACGGGCGCGTCCTCGATCGTTCGCCATTCTCCCCCGTAAGTCAAATCGGAGACCACGCTGATTTTTTTCACGTTCAATTCGTCTTTGATCAAGTCCGAATACTCATCCTTAAATTTATGATCAACGATTTCCAGCTCGGACAGAGCCTGCCTGACTTTGACTCCTTTTCTCTGCCTGATGGCCAGACCGATTTCAATGACTTGCTTGGCTTTGTCCATCATGGACAAAACATTTTGATCAATTAGCTTTTCGTCAAACAAAGGCCAATCTTCCAGATGAACCGATTTTTTCTCCCCGCCGATGCGGTCATAAATGAATTCGGCCAAAAACGGAGTGAACGGCGCCATGGTTTGGCTTAAAGTCATCAAGGATTGATAAAGCGTCGATAACGCGGCTTCTTTGTCCGCCAAGTCATCGCCTTTGACTCGTTCCCTGCTTCGGCGCACGTACCAGGTCGATAATTCGTTGATAAAATCCTGAATGCTCTTTTGAGCGCGATTCAAATCATACTTGTTCAAATTCTCCGTGACTTCCTTGACCATCAAATTCAATTTGCTGAAAATCCATTTGTCCAAAATATTTTCGCCGGAAACGATTTTCGGTTTCTCGGTCGCGTACATCAAATAAAACGACAACACATTGGTGGCCAGCAAAATCACTTTTTTGTAAACTTCATCAACGCCTTTTTCGCTGAACCGTAAATCTTCAGCTCGCACCACGGGCGAGGACATCAGATAAAATCTGAGCGCGTCCGCGCTGTATTTATCGACCACGGCCATGAGATCCGGATAATTCTTTTTCGATTTGGCCATTTTCTGCCCGTCTTCGGCCAAAACCATGCCGTTGACCACCACGTTCTTGAACGCGGGTTGGTCAAACAAAGCGGTTGATAAAACCAGCAAGGTGTAAAACCAGCCGCGCGTTTGATCCTGGCCTTCGGCGATGAAATCGGCCGGAAAATGATTTTTGAAATATTCTTCGTTTTCAAAGGGATAATGCATTCGAGCGAACGGCACTGATCCGCTTTCCATCCAACAGTCAAAAACTTCCGGCACCCTTTGCATGGCGGAGCCGCATTTTTCGCACGGAAACATTATCTTATCCACGAAATGTTTGTGAAGATCAGTCACTTTCTGACCGCTTAATTCTTCGAGCTCTTTGATCGAGCCAACCACTTTCTTTTCCCCGCACACGCATTTCCAAACCGGAATCGGATTGCCCCAAAATCTGGCTCGAGAAATCGACCAGTCGCGGACGTTCTCCAGCCATTTGCCGAACCGTCCTTGTTTCAAATGCTCGGGCATCCAATTTATTTGATCGTTCATTTTAATCATTTCGTTTTTTATATCCGTCACTTTCACGAACCACGAGGAGGTGGCGTAATTTAAAAGCGGGGTGTCGCAACGCCAACAATGCGGATAGCTGTGTTCGAAATCTTCGAATAAAAAAACATTGCCTTGCGCGGCCAAAAAAGCTACTATTTCCTTGTCCGTTTTGGTGGGATCGCCCTTGGGTTTGACTTCCTGTCCGGAAAATTCGCGAACCTGATCAATGAATTTACCGTTTGGCGTCACATGCTGAATGAAAGATAAATTTTTCTCTTGTCCCAAATTAAGATCGTCTTCGCCGAAAGCCGGGGCAATATGCACCACGCCCGTGCCTTCTTCCGTGGACACGAAATCCGCGGAGACAATTTTGTATAAATTTTCCTTATTCGGCAGTTCCTCGCTTAAAAAATAATCGAACAGCGGGACATATTTTTTGTTTTCCAATTCCGCCCCCCTGATCTTCTTTATGAATTCAAACTTGAAATCGCGGTTGGCCTCGGTCTCGTGAAAAACAAACGATTTGTCTCCCTCGGAATATTCCGCGTAATGTCCGAACACTCTCGGTTCCGCGGTCTGCGCCAAAATCAAAAGTTCCTCGGCTCCGCCATCGACTTCTTGTTTTTTCCAAATTGAATAATCCATGTCCGCGCCCACGGCCAAAGCCACATTGCCCGGCAACGTCCACGGCGTGGTCGTCCAGGCCAGCACGAAAGCGGCCAAGCCGTCGATTTTTTCCTCAAGTTCGAATTTGCAAGTGACCGAGATGTCAAAAACATCCATGTAGCCCTGCGAGACTTCAAAATTGGACAAAGTCGTCTCGCATCTGGGGCAAATGTGCATACTGCGATACCCTTCGTAAGCCAAGCCTTTTTCGTGCAAAGCCTTGAATCCCCACCAAACCGATTCCATAAACTGCGGGTCCATGGTTTTGTAACCGCTGTCCATATCCACCCAGCGTCCGAGCCTGGCGATGATCTTTTTCCATTCGTCCGAGAACATTAAAACTTTTTCGCGGCATTTTTCGCAAAATTTATCAATGCCGTATTCTTCAATGTCTTCTTTGGATTTTAATTTCAATTCCTTTTCCACCAAATTCTCAATCGGCAAGCCATGGCAGTCCCAGCCCCATTTTCTATCGACTTGAAAACCTTGCATTGTCTTGTATCTGGGAAAAATATCTTTGATCGTGCCCGGCACTATATGACCGTAATGCGGCAAGCCGGTGGCAAAAGGCGGGCCGTCGAAAAACACGAACGGTTTTGACTCCGGCCGCGTATTGACGGATTCCTCGAAAATCTTTTCTTTTAACCAATATTCCATTATTTCAACTTCGCGTTCGGGAAATTGCTTTCTGTCAGCTGAGAACTTCATATTTTTGTTGAATTTTTAGTGAATTATAATGGTAATTTAGCATGTTTGAGCTGGGCAGTCAATTATAAAAATTAAGAATAATTCGCATTTTTCGACCTTTCAGAAAACGAGATAAATATACAATTTTTTTCTAAATTTAGCTAAATAATACTTGCTAACATTGACAAAATGATATTTATATGATATAATGATGTGTTGATTAAAAAAGGAGAGAGCCGTTGCCATTCCGTTAAATGGCGCATCACTTTTACCCTAAATAGTTGAATAGTTGAAGGGTAAGGCCATAAGCTGAGGTCTGCTTAAATGCCGCAAAAGGTGATGAATACTGATCGCCTAAAGCGATTGGGAGATCTCTTTCCTGGAATTCTTTTATCTTTTAGAAGTTTTCAGGGGAAGAGATCCCTCAGTCGCTTTTTTCATGAATATAAAGATAGGGTATCCTCGCCAGCTTTTCCGGAAACAGGAAATTTGGCAAGGGTAATTTACCCTAAAGTGGCATCGCTCGATAAAAAAAGGACGGGTAGTCCGGCCGGTCAACCGGTCATCGAGGATGAGAGTGGGTTCCTGCCTGCCGGCAGGCAGGCGACTCCCACCGGTGCCGCTAAACAACCATGGATGGGAAGGAGGCAACATGTTTTCCATCCTGATTGTCTTGAGTCTGGTCGTGAGCTTTCACATGCTGAAGTCCTTCGTCAAGGAGGATATCAGCAAATTCCGCAGTCTGTGGGGTATCGTCCCCGCGGACTGCAAAGGGCCGCTCCTGCTCGAGCTCCTCTTCGACCCCACCGCTCTCAGGGAGCGGTTCGAAAGAGAGAGCTCCTTCCAACACAATCTCACCCATTGGAGATAAACTCTCCGCTTCAACTGGGAGCACTCTCATCTGCTCCCAAATCCGCTTTAGCCCACAAACTCTTTATTGGCTAAAGCGGGTTCTTTATTCAAAACAATGCCGACCTCGAGTCGGAGGGAGACGGAAAATGAAGGTCATCGTGTGTGGTCCCCCACACTCGGGGAAGTCGGTGTTCGTGGCAAACCTGAGAAGGTTTCTGCCACGAGAGGGTTCCTTCCTGTTCCGGTGCGCGCCGGACGGTGAGGGAACGTGGAGCAACAAGGCAGATCAGGAGCTCGTCTCCCGGATTCGCCGCAAGGGCAAGTTCGACAGCAAGTTCATGGACTACGTCCTGAACGGTCTGGAGAACTGCCACATCCCCATCACCTTGGTGGATGTCGGCGGAATCAGGAGCGAGCAGAACGAGGCGATCTTCGCCAAGTGCGACGCCTTCATTGTGCTCTCGTCGAAGGACGAGGAGCTCAGTGAGTGGCAGCGCTTCGGCGAGGCCCTCGGTCTGAAGTGCCTGGCGCTCCTCCGATCCCGACTGGTCGGAAGTGAGGAGATCGAAAACGTGCAGGCGGACGCCCCCATCGCCGGCACGATCTGTGGACTCGAGAGGGGGACGGAGATCGATTCCGAGCTGTTGCGGCAGATCGCCCAGCGGCTCACCACCATCACGGCGAGCGAGCTCGCCAAGTACGAAGAGGAGAAGGACATGAGCGAGAACACTACCATCACGACGGCCCAGATCGCGGACACCCTCGGCAAGGGCGTGATCGAGAAGACCCTCCCCAACGGGCGGGTCATCAAGACCATCGACTGGACCGGGGACGACCTCGCCGGGCTCGACGAGCACCTGCGGTCCCGCGGCTTCGGCCGGGCGGATCACGTCGTGTTCGACGGCCCGATGCCGGCGTGGATGGGCCTGGCGCTGGTGCACGGCGTGCACCCGGCGTTCAGCTCCCTAAACGATCCGAGGCTCGGCGCGGTCGGGATCGGCATGACCAACCCCGACGGGGAAGGCGCCGGCCCGAACCTGAAATTCTCGGTCGAAGACAAGGGTGGCTACATGCTGCTCACGTTCGAGATCGAGGGCGTAACGTTCGCCGTCGCCGACCTCGACAAGGTCGTGCCGCCGGCCATCCCCGAGCAGAAGGGTCTGGTCATCTCCGGCCGCGGACCCAACTGGCTCGCCGTCTCGCTGGCTCTGGCGTACCACGCCAAGGCCAAGTGGGTCGCGATGTTCCAGCCGGGCGTGGGCGCCACCGTGGCGATGTCCCACGATCCCGACACCGTTCTCGGCTCGGTGATCCAGATCACCCTTTAATTCTTTTTCCAGCCCCCAGAAAGAAGACAGGGCTGCTACAAATAATATGTCTTCTGCGGCACATCACAGCCCGCCGTTCCCTTGCACAGGGAAAAGGGCTGTTAACATAGGGCGAGACTGCACTAGTTTCGCCCCCTCAAGCAGAGTAAGCTTTACTCACTCCTCCTCTCCGCCTCTGGCGGAGAGAAAAGCTTGCTCTACTTGAGAGAAAAAATTAATACAAAAAATCGCCAACTAATGTTGGTGATTTTTTGTTTGCGTTCTACTGTGGAACACCATGAGCGATAATTGTCCCTCGACTTCCTGCCTGCCGGCAGGCGCTCGGGACACTCGACTCGTCATATGGTGGTACACCACGAGCGAGCCCGAGCAGCGCGAGGGCGAGTCGAGTGGTGGACCCGGCAGGGATCGAACCTGTGACCTCCTGTGTGCAAAACAGGCGCTCTAGCCAACTGAGCTACGGGCCCGAGAATAGAAAATATTTTTTCGATCATCGACGCTAAAAAATTATACCAAATATATTATTCATCGTCAATCTCCGGTATTTCCCTGAAATATTTTAAAAATAAAAGCGCCGGATCCGATAGCGCTTTTGAATTACAGAGAATCTATTAAAATGGACTCCAACTCAGCGTCCAAATCTTCCGGGATATTTTTTTGTTGAGAAAACGATGCCAATTTGACTCGAATTTTCTCCCACGTCGGGTCATCTATTTCCACCTCTTGTTCTTTGGCTATTTCTTTTACCCTCGCCGCGCATTGTCTCAAAACGCTCGGCCAATCCTCGTTCTTATTGGAGAGACGGGCGAATTCTTTGCCTGCGGATTCGGCTCGCCTGACAAGATCAGCGACTTTGCCGCGAGCATATGAGGCGTCATCCGTTTTGGCAAGTTCCGCGGCAAACGCCCCTAATTCTTTTTTCGCCTCTTTTATTCTTGCTTTTAATTTTGCTATTTTAGAAGCATTGGGATCTTTTTTTCCCGCGTCGGGAATTGAATTGACAATATCCCATAAAAAGCGGGCGTTGCTTAATTCTTCACCGAATTGATTTCTCAATTCCGATGTCATTTTTTCCCTTTCCTCCGTTTTGGATTTGGGCAAGTGTCTTTCTTCTTTCGGG
The genomic region above belongs to Candidatus Bipolaricaulota bacterium and contains:
- the ileS gene encoding isoleucine--tRNA ligase; translation: MKFSADRKQFPEREVEIMEYWLKEKIFEESVNTRPESKPFVFFDGPPFATGLPHYGHIVPGTIKDIFPRYKTMQGFQVDRKWGWDCHGLPIENLVEKELKLKSKEDIEEYGIDKFCEKCREKVLMFSDEWKKIIARLGRWVDMDSGYKTMDPQFMESVWWGFKALHEKGLAYEGYRSMHICPRCETTLSNFEVSQGYMDVFDISVTCKFELEEKIDGLAAFVLAWTTTPWTLPGNVALAVGADMDYSIWKKQEVDGGAEELLILAQTAEPRVFGHYAEYSEGDKSFVFHETEANRDFKFEFIKKIRGAELENKKYVPLFDYFLSEELPNKENLYKIVSADFVSTEEGTGVVHIAPAFGEDDLNLGQEKNLSFIQHVTPNGKFIDQVREFSGQEVKPKGDPTKTDKEIVAFLAAQGNVFLFEDFEHSYPHCWRCDTPLLNYATSSWFVKVTDIKNEMIKMNDQINWMPEHLKQGRFGKWLENVRDWSISRARFWGNPIPVWKCVCGEKKVVGSIKELEELSGQKVTDLHKHFVDKIMFPCEKCGSAMQRVPEVFDCWMESGSVPFARMHYPFENEEYFKNHFPADFIAEGQDQTRGWFYTLLVLSTALFDQPAFKNVVVNGMVLAEDGQKMAKSKKNYPDLMAVVDKYSADALRFYLMSSPVVRAEDLRFSEKGVDEVYKKVILLATNVLSFYLMYATEKPKIVSGENILDKWIFSKLNLMVKEVTENLNKYDLNRAQKSIQDFINELSTWYVRRSRERVKGDDLADKEAALSTLYQSLMTLSQTMAPFTPFLAEFIYDRIGGEKKSVHLEDWPLFDEKLIDQNVLSMMDKAKQVIEIGLAIRQRKGVKVRQALSELEIVDHKFKDEYSDLIKDELNVKKISVVSDLTYGGEWRTIEDAPVKVALNTEITPELEKEGLVREIIRSINNLRKGAGYSIEDRAKIYFETSEEDLREILTGEFGEEIKKKTLVDEIIEGKKELEDSACAQLKINGKEVWFGLEKN
- the crn3 gene encoding CRISPR-associated ring nuclease Crn3/Csx3; this encodes MKVIVCGPPHSGKSVFVANLRRFLPREGSFLFRCAPDGEGTWSNKADQELVSRIRRKGKFDSKFMDYVLNGLENCHIPITLVDVGGIRSEQNEAIFAKCDAFIVLSSKDEELSEWQRFGEALGLKCLALLRSRLVGSEEIENVQADAPIAGTICGLERGTEIDSELLRQIAQRLTTITASELAKYEEEKDMSENTTITTAQIADTLGKGVIEKTLPNGRVIKTIDWTGDDLAGLDEHLRSRGFGRADHVVFDGPMPAWMGLALVHGVHPAFSSLNDPRLGAVGIGMTNPDGEGAGPNLKFSVEDKGGYMLLTFEIEGVTFAVADLDKVVPPAIPEQKGLVISGRGPNWLAVSLALAYHAKAKWVAMFQPGVGATVAMSHDPDTVLGSVIQITL